Within the Halomonas sp. HL-93 genome, the region TAATAAGGTATCGCAGTAGGGGCAGTAAGCGTCATACTCTACTAAGGTATCTTCTTGCATGGTGCGATCCTTCTGGCAGTGGCACTTTAGTGTAGCAGCCGTATTATCGAGAGGCATTGCCATGTGGAATCAGGTAGGCTAAACGCCGTTTATAACGCAATGGAGAGCAGCGATGATGTTACGACAGGTGGCCGTAGCGGCCTTATTGGCCTTGCCGGTAGCCGCGTGGGCGGAAACACCCAACATAGCGCCAGGCGAATGGGAATTCGTCAGCACCACGACGGTTAGCGGCGACATGCCGATTCCGGATCAAACTGAAACCGAGCAACAGTGCATTACCCAAGACGACCTGGAAGATGCGGATCTTGGCTTTATTGAAGAAGAAGAAGGTTGTGAACTGCTGGATCAAGACACCAGTGAGGATGGCATTTCCTATAGTATGGTGTGTCGGGCCGATGGCGGCGAAGCCAACATCGACGGCGATATGCAGTTTATGGGTGAGCGCATTGAAGGCACCGTCGATATCCAAACGCAATCGCCAATGGGCGAGCTTAATATGCAAACCGCGATTGACGGCGAGCGGTTGGGCGACTGTTAATCGTTTATTAAATGCTGCTTAAATGTCAGTTAAGCATCATCTAGAAGGGCGCGCCTAACCGGTGCGCCCTTTTGTTGGTCAAGCATATAGGTCCGTAATGGGATGGTGGGCTTCCCGCTAACGTTGCGGCGGGGCATTAGCCATTTCGTTTTCTAGCCGGCGCTTAACGGCGCCTGGTGAACCGCTTTGTTGTGCTAGCAAATCGTAGGCGACGGGGACGACAAATAGCGTAAACAACGTGGCAGCACCTACCCCGGCCATGATGACAATACCAATCACATAGCGAGACTCGGCACCCGGGCCGCCCGATACAATCAACGGGATGGCCCCCGCCATGGTGGTAATTGCCGTCATTAAAATAGGCCGCAGGCGAGTAACCGAGGCCTCGATGAGAGCGTCACGAAATGCCTTGCCTTCATCGCGGAGTTGGTTGGCGAATTCGACAATCAAAATACCGTTCTTCGCCGCAAGACCAATTAACAACACCAATCCCACTTGGCTATAAATATTCAGCGACTGGCCGGTTAACCATAGCGCCAGTAATGCGCCGCTCATGGCAAGCGGCACGGTGAGCATGATGACGAAGGGATGGATGAAACTTTCAAACTGCGCCGCCAGCACCAGAAAGACCACCAGCGCACCAAGGACCAGCAGGAACGTGGTGGCACCGCTGGCATTCTGGAAGTCTCGAGATGCCCCGGCGACATTGGTTTGCGCTTCTTCTGGCAAGATTGTATCCGCACTTTGCTCAAGATAGGTGAGTGCTTCACCTAGTGGGTAACCATCTGCTAAGTTGGCCTCGATGGTGATTGAGCGCACGCGGTCAAAGCGGTTAAGCGTACTGGCACCAGCGGCGTCGCTTAACGTTACCAGGCTTGCCAGGGGGATGAGTTCATTGCTGCGCAACGAGCGCACTTGAATATTATCCAGGGAGCGCGGACTGTTTTGGCTGGCGCGGTCGCCTTCGACGATAACATCGTACTCTTCGCCATTATCCACATAGCGGGTCACGTTGCGGCCACCGAGTAACACTTCCAGCGTGCGGCCAATCTCGCTCACTGTGACCCCCAAAGCAGCGGCGCGCTGTTCGTCGATCTCCACGTTGAGCTGGGGCTGCGTCTCGTTGTAGTTGCTTTCGATGGCGCGAATGCGTGGATTGTCATCGCGTATATAGTCAATTAGCTGATCGCGCCACTCGGCCAGTTCTTCGTAGGTGCCCCCGCCGAGTACAAACTGCACGGGCTTTTCCGTGCGTTGGCCAAAACCTTGGCGCATGACGGGAAATGCCTGAACGCCGGGCAGGGTGTCAAGGGCATTGCGAACGTCATCCATGATCGCCCAAGCGCTACGCCGACTGCCCCATTCGGCCATGTTGACGATGATGAAACCGCTGTTGAAGTTTTCAATATTGCCGTAGCCACGCGGTGCGCGCACCACCACCCGCTCCAGTTCGCCGCTTTCGACCATCGGCGTCAAACGGGCTTCCACCTCATCCATATAATCCATCATGTAGTCGAAGGTGGCCCCTTCGGGCCCGTTGACCAGTACGATGAAGTTGCCGCGGTCTTCTTGAGGGGTGTATTCGTTAGGGAGTAGTTGGCTTAACCAGGCAGTCATCGCAATCAGCAATACGAAGACAGCAGCCACCCAGATTCGCCGCGCCAGCAGTACTTCGAGCAGCGAGCGGTAACGGCACTGTGCGCTGCGCGTGATGCTCTGTACCGCTTTGGAAAGGCGACTGTCGTGCATACGCGGCGAGAGGATTTTAGACGCCATCATCGGTGTCAGCGTGAGCGCTAACAGGGTAGAGATCGCGACCGCGGCAGCCATGGTCAGCGCAAACTCGGAAAACAAGCGTCCAATATCACCTTGCAGCATGCTGAGCGGCACAAACACGGCGATCAATACCAGTGTGGTGGCAATGACCGCAAAAGCAATCTGGCGGGTGCCACGAAACGCCGCTACCAAAGGTGTTTCGCCCTCGTCGTGCATGCGGCGGTTGATGTTTTCCAGCACCACGATGGCGTCGTCGACGATCAGTCCAATAGCGAGTACCAGCGCCAGCAGGGTAAGCAGATTGATCGAGAAATTCATGACCGCCAGCGCGGTAAAGGCACCAATGATAGCAATGGGCACCGTGACAGCGGGGATCAGTGTAGTGCGCAAGTTACCCAGAAACAGGAACATCACCACGATGACTAACACCATCGCCACCGCCAGCGTAAAGACGACTTCCTTGATCGCCCCGGACACAAACACCGATGCGTCATAGTTCAAACTGAGGGACATGCCCTCAGGGAGAGTCGTTTGCAGCCGCACAAGCTCCTGTTGCACCGCGTCTGACAGTTCGACGACGTTCGCGGTCGACTGCATAATCATGCCCAGCCCGACCATGGGAACGCCATTTGCGCGAAATACGCTCCGGTCCTCAACAGAGCCAATCTCAACGCGGGCTACGTCACCTAAACGCACTAAATAGCCATCGTCGCCCTCTTCAAGGGGGAGGGCCTGGAAGTCATCGGCGGTTTCAAACGTGCGTGGCAGCCGAACAATAAACTGGCGGTCCTCAGACTCGATGGCACCGGCCGGTAACTCGACGTTCTCGGCCCGCAGCGCATCTTCAATATCGCCTACGGTCAGGTCCCGTGCTGCCATGGCATTGCGGTCAATCCATACGCGCATGGCATAGTCGCGTCCACCGCCGACGCGAACCCTGGCCACCCCGGGCTGCACCGAGAGGCTATCGACTAAAAAGCGGTTGGCATAATCGGTTAGCTCGGTCATTGAGTAGTCTGCCCCTGAGAGGCTCAACCAGACGACGATTTCCTCGCTGCTGTCGGCTTTACTCACCTCAGGGTTTTCGGCATCGTCGGGCAGGTTGCGCAGGGCGCCGCCGATGCGGTCACGCACATCGTTTGCCGCCGCGTCGATGTCCATGGTCAAGGCAAATTCGATATCGATGCGTGAGCGACCGTCCTCACTTTCGGAAGTGATTAACTCGATACCTTCCACCCCGGCGATGCGGTCTTCGAGGACTTGGGTAATCCGAGTTTCAACCACGCTGGCCGATGCGCCGGGGTAGCGCGTGTCGATGCTCACAACCGGCGGGTCGACGGTGGGGTACTCCTGTAGCGGTAAACGGTCAAGCGCCAGTAAACCAAAGGCAATAATTAATGCCGCCATGACCACCGCAAGAACGGGGCGCTGAACCGAGATATCCGATAAGCGCATTAGCGGTCTGCCTCAAGTAAGTCGCGAACATCGGTCTCATCGTCAATCAGGCCAACCAGTCTTACGGCTTGGCCATCCCGGGCGCGCTGCAAACCATGCACAGCGACGACGTCGTTGGCCGAAACGCCAGCGTTAATTTCCACTTCGCCGGCCCGGCGCTCGCCTATTTCCACGCTTTGTTGGCGCAGACGGGGAGAGGCGTCGGGGTTGTCGATTAGCATGACATAGTGACGATTGCCATTAGGCTGAATGGCAGCCTCTGGCAGAACGACACTCTCGCGGGGCTCCTGGCGCACCACGACCTCCATGAGCATGCCGGGGCGTAGACGTTCATCGGGGTTGTCGATATCAGCGCGGACGCTAATGCTGCGCGTCACCGGATCGACCCGCGTGCCAAGGCTGGCTATTTCGCCGTGGAATACATCGTCAGGGAAAGCCGCGGTGGTGGCGCTAAGCGATAGACCTGGTGCCAATCGGCTCAGGTAGGTTTCAGGTACGCTGAAGTCGAGCTTCATGACGTCCAGTTTGTCCAGCGTGATCAATTCCATTCCTGGGGTTACCAGTGCTCCGGCGCTTACATTGCGCGTGCCGACTCGGCCACTGAATGGAGCCTTAAGCCGGTAATCCTCCAGGCGTGCGCGTAACGCAGCGATCTCTGCTTCGGCCTGGTCGACACCCGACTGGTTGTCTTCTACGTCGGCGCGGGCTGCCAGATTGCGGTTTTGTAGCTCTAAAGAGCGCCCCAGTGCGTTGCGTCGTTCGTCACGCAGGGCGAGTGCGGCTCTTAAGCGTGCCTGCTCTTCGGCGTCTTGTAGGCGAATAAGTATATCGCCCTGGTTCACACGCTGGCCGTCTTCGAAGCTAATCTCGGCGATAGTATCGGTGACGGTGGCCGACAGCGTCATGCTTTCGTCGGCGCGCAAGGTACCCAATGCCTCAAGGGGGTCTGACCAAGGGGCCAAGGCAGCGCGTACGCCAATTACGCTGGGCTCGGATTGAGCATGAGTTAACATGGGAGCGGTAAATAGGAGCAGCGTGAGCATCAAGCGGCGACAAAATAAAGGCATAAGTCTCTCTGCAATATGTTGTACCGCCTGAGCTAGATCGTGATGCCAAGCAGCGTTTTTTTATCGATGGTGTTGATAGTAGGCTTAAATTGTACAAAAGCTGTATTTATTATTTATATGATACAACAAAAAAGCCTCTATAGGCTGTTAAAATGCCGCCTTTTGCAAAGCTGGGAGCGGTGACGAATGACCTACGATGTCGTGATCATTGGGGCTGGCGCGGCAGGCCTGATGTGCGCCGCTCAGGCGGGCTATGCCGGTAAGCGCGTGTTGGTCATTGATCATGCTAATAAAGCCGGCAAAAAAATCCTGATGTCGGGCGGCGGCCGCTGCAACTTTACCAATCTCGCTACTACACCACAGCATTTTTATTCAACGAATCCGGCTTTTTGCATTTCAGCGCTAAAACGCTATCGCCCCGAGCACTTTGTCGAGTTGGTAGAGCGTCATGACGTTGACTACGTTGAAAAAACGCCGGGCCAGCTATTCTGTTCAACTTCGGCTAAAGAGATTGTCCGCATGCTGCTCACGGAGTGCGAGTGGGCGGGAGCTGAAGTAGCACTCAGTGCACAGATTACCGGCGTTGAGGAACAGGGCAGCGCCATGCGGCTATCGACCTCGATAGGAAAAATAGATGCCGGTGTGGTGGTGGTCGCAAGCGGCGGCCTGTCGATTCCTACTATGGGGGCTAGTGGCTTCGGCTATGACCTTGCCCGCCAATTTGGCCTTGAGGTGCTACCCACCACGCCCGGTCTTGTACCGTTTACGCTGAGTGATCAATGGAAAGCCAGGGCCAGCGAGTTGTCTGGCGTCAGCTTGCCGGTGACGGTAAATACTCGCCTGAAGGCGTTTAATGAGCCGATGCTGTTTACTCATCGTGGGCTATCCGGCCCGGGCATGTTGCAAGCGTCTAGCGTTTGGTCCCCCGGTGAGGCGATTGAAATCGATTTATTACCGCAGCATGACGCCCAGGCGCTATTGCACCATGCCCGTGAGCATACGCCGAAACGTCAGTTGGTCACCTGGCTGATGGATCACTTTCCCAAGCGAGTGGCGCAATCGTTAATGGACTGGTATCCCGATGGCAATGATACGCAACCGCTGGCGCAGTACAGTAATTCGCAGCTTCAGCTATGGGCGGAGCGACTAAATCGTTGGCAGCTAAAGCCTGCCGGTACTGAAGGGTGGCGAACGGCCGAGGTAACGATGGGGGGTGTCGATACTCAGTCGATTTCATCCAAAACGTTTGAGGTTAAAGGGCTTCCTCAACTGCGCTTTATTGGCGAAGTGCTGGATGTGACCGGAGAGCTGGGGGGCTATAACTTTCAATGGGCATGGGCCAGCGGGGTGGCCTGTGGCCAGGCCTGTTGACCCAGGCAATGCACAAACGCATCAGCAGTTTCTTAAGTGGCGACTTTGGCAAGCAGCTTAAGCTTGCGATAAAGCATGTAGCCAGCCAGCACCTTGCGGCCCCCTGCAAGTGCCCCCCGCGGGTGGCGAACCAAACGCAATGCGGCAAGCCCGCCAATCACGTAGGCGGGTATTTTAAACCGCTGCCAATTGGAATCGAGGGGAGACGCCGCGCGCAGCAGCTGATCGCTGTCGACCAGAATATTCACGCGCTGCTGCTCAAGTTCAGCTAGTAGGCGTGCCTTGCGCTCAGCTCTTGTAGGGGGCTTGATGTCAGCCCCTGGTGGCTTAGCGGGCGCGTTGTTCAGGCTCATTTTTTGCCTCCAGCAAGGCGCGGTCGGCGGCTAATTGACGTAGCGTTTCTTTCAGTAAGGTGTGTTGTTTCGCTTGGCGAAGCGCAATAACCGCCAACGTGAAGCTGGCGGCAATCAATACCAAGGCACTAACTGCAATAGCGGTGAGCCGGTAAGTGTCCCAGAAAAGCACCACCACTAGCGCGACCAAGGTGGCGACACCTAGCAGCAACAAAAGTAGGCTGGCGCCAGCAATGAGCATTAGCACCATAAGCCTGGAGCGTTCTTCTTCAAGCTCCACCACCGCTAAACGTAGTCGCGTCTCACCATTGGCAATCAGCGAGTTAAGCAAACGTTTAGCGGCTGAAAAAACGCGTTGGGTGGGCCCCAAAGCCATTAGCGACGACCGAGTAGCATACCGATGATGACACCTGTTGCGGCACCGATGCCGATGCTGGTCCAGGGATTTTCATGAACATACCTGTCGCAAGCGTCGGCTTGGTGTGTCAAGGAGTCGCGGGTGTCTTCATAAATACGCTCGCCACGAGCTTCCAAGCGATGGCGGGTATCCTTGAGGCGTTGCTCGGCACGGGTGCGGAGGTCGCGCATCTCACCACTGGCATCTTTTGAGGTAGCGTTTACCAATTCTTCAACGGTATCGCTTAGGTGGCGCAGATCTTCTTTCAGTTGATCGGCCTGTGCGGTGCTTTCGTTTTGACGTTTAGCCATGATGTCATCCTTTGACGGTAAGTGAACAACTACCAGCATAGCAGTCGCATAACCACTGACAAGTGAATTGCTTATCGGTTCAGGCCGCTGGCGCTGAATAACGGATTTAAACTAAACCCAATGCTCAGGCGATGTACGCGGTGATCGTAATCGATCAGGCTCTCGCCGTAACCGTAGTAGTATTGGACATGGGCACGCAGAGAATTGAAGGCAGGCCAGCTGTAGTCAATTTGTGTGCCCATGTTGCCGGCGCTTGGATTGCCACGCAGTTGTCCGCTGACTTCATGGTTATCATCGAGCCGCTTTGCCACACGAATATCGCCATAGCCCATGTAGCGTTCAATGTCTGGGTTATCATCATCTTCTTCGGATTCGGGAACCCGCCAGTGGGGCGCAAAGGTAACGGCCCAGTCGCCACGTTGAAAAATACTCTCGAGATAGACGCGGTTCCAACTGCGCGATAATGGGTCCGAACGGCCGTTAGACTGGTGGTTAATCGCCACCCGGTTGCGCGTATTGACCCAGCCCAAGGCATCCCAGGGGGTGTCTATGTCGATAAACATTTCAGGTTCATAATTGGTCTCGCGAAACGGCGAGGACGCATCGGTGTTATAGGCTTGCCACCAGCTGCGCTGGGTATAGCCAAAATAAAGATCGCCAACGTCGTCCCCCAGCAAATCTTCTGCCAGATTGACCTTGGCACTGAACTGGAATTTCAGCTCGCTATCATCTGGCGCTGTGTCGGACGAGATACTGCGAAAATTGTCGCGATTCTGATTCTCGTTGTAGCTTACCGGGAAAAGGTAATTAGTCCGGTGGGTGGTGATCGAGAATGGGTTGCGTCCGGATTCTTGTTCCAGCTCACGCCGCTCGTTCAGGTCTTCAATCGCAACCAGTTCGGGTGGCGGCACAACGGTATCACTATTGGACTCAAGGTCATCAACCTGACGTAACTGCTGGTGGAGTTGGGATAGCTCGCTATTCAGTTCGTCGATGCGCGCTTCGATCTCCTCGCGGCTGTCGGCGTAAGCGAGAGTACTGACGGCGGTCAAACCGCACAGCACAATAAAACATGTTAAATGTCGGTGTCGAATGGCCATCGATAACTCACAAAAATAGGTGGGGCACGTGCCTGTGCCCATGTTGTTCTATCACGCTGTCGGCATAAGTCAACTGTTATGATTGCGCGGTGGCTGACAACCCCCGACAATAGCCAAGCTCAACATCGACGCATCTACGAGGCATGGCGCTGTGGTTAAATTTACCTTTCCATTGGTAATGAAAGGGTTAGTGGCCTTAGCGCTGCTGCTGTGCAGCCTCGCGCTAAGTGCGGCGACGCTGAACGATGTGCCTGATGAAAGGGCGCTTCAGGAGCGTCTTGCTGAGCTTGAATCCCAGGAGACTTTAAACGCTCAGCAGGCGCTTGATCAACAGGCCTTGGCCGCCGCGTTGGAGGCTTATGAGCGTTTGGATGCCATTGAGCAGCAGCTTGCCGAGCTAGAAGAGCGAGTAAGCCAGGCCCCCGACGCGCTTATCAGCGTAGAGCGTTCGCTCGGTGAAGCTGAAGATAGCGATGATGTGCCATCGATCGATGAGCTAAGCGACTTGCCTTTGGCAGCATTGGAAGCCGAGCAGGCAGAGGCGCTGACCAATCTTCAGCAGCTTCAGAGCCAGTTGGCTGAAGTGAATTCGCAATTTTTAACCGCACAAACGCTGCCGGAACGAGCTCAGCAATCCATGGCGGTAACGCTTGAACGGATGGAGACACTCCGCCGTGACTACGCCGAGCGTGAAGCCATGCTGGGAGATCGTCAGCTGTCCGCCCTCAATGACGCGCGCATGATTCAACTCCGCCTTGAGCGTGCCGTGGCTGAGCGTGAGGTGGCGCTCTATCAACGCCAGTTGAGCGCTAATGGTCGGCTGCGTGATCTTGCCCAGCAGCGTCGTGACTTATTACTGCTACAAATTGACCAGCAAGAGCAGCAGCTGAACTTACTGCAAAGTGTCACTGACCGAGAGCGGCGGCTGGCATCCGAACAGGCGATAGCCGATGCCGCACAGGGCAACCCCTTAATTGCTGCAGGACATCCTATTGTCGTCCAGGCGCAACAGCGCAATCAAGCGCTGAGCCTGTCGTTGCTGCAGGCTGGCGAGCGCGATAACAGCTTGGTGCGCGATAACATCGATGCCCAGCGTCAGCTTGAGCACGTTCGCCAGCTACAGCGCAGCTTGAATGAACAAATCGAGGCCATCCGAGGCAGTCAGTTGCTATCGCGGATACTTCGCGAGCAGCGCCAGTCGCTGCCCACCGTATTGCCGCGCCGCGATTTGCAGGATGAAATTGCCGACTTACGGCTGCAGCAGTTTGATCTGGTCCGCCAGCGCGATCAACTTCGCCAGGCCGAGCAACTGTCAAGGCAGCGGCTTCAGGAGGCAAATATTGAGCCGACGCCTGCGTTGATCAATACACTGTCACGGCTTTACCAGTCTCGACGTGAATTGGTCGAGCAGCTTGAAGAGGTTTACGGACGTTTGTTAAGCGCCGCCGTCGAGCTACAGCTTAACCAGCAGCAGTTACTGACCACCACCCAGGCATTGCGCACCACTATTGATGAGCAGCTGTTTTGGGTAGCGAATAGTCGCCCTTTGGACGTTAATTGGCTGCGCCAATTACCCCAACACCTTCGCCTGGAATGGCAAGAAGGCGAGTGGCGCGCCATTCTGCCGACCCGCTGGCCGTCGCTGGATTGGGAAATGCTTAGCGGGCTCCCCTTTTTCGTGGTCAGTCTTATTCTGGTGGCCCTGCGGCGCCTGATTAAAACCCGCTTGGCCACGCTGCATAGTCAAATAGGCCGGCTCAAAAGCGACACGCAGTTGCACACCCCAAAAGCTGTATTTCTGAATGCGCTACTGGCGGTGCCAGGGCCGTTGGCGCTTGCCGGTAGCGGTGTCGCCTTGGGCGCCACAGAAAGCCTACTGGCGACGAATGTGGCGCCTGCGTTAGTTCAGTTAGCACTTAGCTGGAGCGTTGTGGCCTGGGGGCGTAGGCTGCTAGTGGCCGACGGCGTGGCCGAGCAGCACTTTACCTGGTCGCCTGTTTATAACGCTCAGTTACGGCGGTTACTGGCTGGGCTGGGGGTGGCTCTGGTGCCGGTGATTGCTATCTCGACGTTAGCAGATAATCTGCAAACCCCGTTAGCCCAGCGGCCAGTTGCCATGGGCTTATTAACCTTGGGGCTGCTATCGATGGGCCTGTGTTTGGCGCGACTGATCTTAGCCCATGTGCCCATTTTTGGCGTACGCCTGTTTCGCTTGTTGCTGGGTTTGTCCATGGCGGCGGTGCCCTTGGTCCTACTTGGACTGGTGATGTTGGGATACGAATACACGGCATTGAGACTGGTTGGCCGCTTTGTGGCCACGCTGTATCTGCTAGGCCTGTGGGTCGTGGTAGAAGCCACTGTGGTGCGAAGTTTAGCCGTTGCAGCAAGGCGTCTGGCGTACCGGCGGGCACTGGCCAAGCGCCGCGCCCAGGTTCAGGAAGGTGCCGAAGGCGGCTTGGAGGTAGTGGAGGAGCCTCCGCTGGACATGGAGCAGATAAATACCCAGTCGCTACGCCTCTCCAAACTGATTTTGTTGATTGCTTTCATTGGGCTGCTGTATCTGGTTTGGGCGGACCTGCTCTCGGTGCTGGGCTACTTGGATCAAGTGTCACTTTGGGAGAACACCGACGGCGAATTGGTTGACAGCGCGTTGTCTATTTCAGACCTGTTTGGTGCCCTGCTGGTGGTGGCATTGACGTTCATTATGGCGCGCAATTTGCCGGGGCTGCTGGAGGTCATGGTGTTGTCCCGTCTGACATTAAAGCAGGGCAGTGCCTATGCGATCAGCTCGCTGCTGTCGTACACCATTGTCGGCACCGGGGTGGTCATGGCGTTAGCCACGCTGGGCGTATCTTGGGATAAATTACAGTGGCTGGTAGCGGCCTTAAGCGTTGGCTTGGGGTTTGGGCTGCAAGAGATTTTTGCGAA harbors:
- a CDS encoding efflux RND transporter periplasmic adaptor subunit; amino-acid sequence: MPLFCRRLMLTLLLFTAPMLTHAQSEPSVIGVRAALAPWSDPLEALGTLRADESMTLSATVTDTIAEISFEDGQRVNQGDILIRLQDAEEQARLRAALALRDERRNALGRSLELQNRNLAARADVEDNQSGVDQAEAEIAALRARLEDYRLKAPFSGRVGTRNVSAGALVTPGMELITLDKLDVMKLDFSVPETYLSRLAPGLSLSATTAAFPDDVFHGEIASLGTRVDPVTRSISVRADIDNPDERLRPGMLMEVVVRQEPRESVVLPEAAIQPNGNRHYVMLIDNPDASPRLRQQSVEIGERRAGEVEINAGVSANDVVAVHGLQRARDGQAVRLVGLIDDETDVRDLLEADR
- a CDS encoding YqjK family protein, giving the protein MSLNNAPAKPPGADIKPPTRAERKARLLAELEQQRVNILVDSDQLLRAASPLDSNWQRFKIPAYVIGGLAALRLVRHPRGALAGGRKVLAGYMLYRKLKLLAKVAT
- a CDS encoding phospholipase A; translated protein: MAIRHRHLTCFIVLCGLTAVSTLAYADSREEIEARIDELNSELSQLHQQLRQVDDLESNSDTVVPPPELVAIEDLNERRELEQESGRNPFSITTHRTNYLFPVSYNENQNRDNFRSISSDTAPDDSELKFQFSAKVNLAEDLLGDDVGDLYFGYTQRSWWQAYNTDASSPFRETNYEPEMFIDIDTPWDALGWVNTRNRVAINHQSNGRSDPLSRSWNRVYLESIFQRGDWAVTFAPHWRVPESEEDDDNPDIERYMGYGDIRVAKRLDDNHEVSGQLRGNPSAGNMGTQIDYSWPAFNSLRAHVQYYYGYGESLIDYDHRVHRLSIGFSLNPLFSASGLNR
- a CDS encoding phage holin family protein produces the protein MALGPTQRVFSAAKRLLNSLIANGETRLRLAVVELEEERSRLMVLMLIAGASLLLLLLGVATLVALVVVLFWDTYRLTAIAVSALVLIAASFTLAVIALRQAKQHTLLKETLRQLAADRALLEAKNEPEQRAR
- a CDS encoding NAD(P)/FAD-dependent oxidoreductase; its protein translation is MTYDVVIIGAGAAGLMCAAQAGYAGKRVLVIDHANKAGKKILMSGGGRCNFTNLATTPQHFYSTNPAFCISALKRYRPEHFVELVERHDVDYVEKTPGQLFCSTSAKEIVRMLLTECEWAGAEVALSAQITGVEEQGSAMRLSTSIGKIDAGVVVVASGGLSIPTMGASGFGYDLARQFGLEVLPTTPGLVPFTLSDQWKARASELSGVSLPVTVNTRLKAFNEPMLFTHRGLSGPGMLQASSVWSPGEAIEIDLLPQHDAQALLHHAREHTPKRQLVTWLMDHFPKRVAQSLMDWYPDGNDTQPLAQYSNSQLQLWAERLNRWQLKPAGTEGWRTAEVTMGGVDTQSISSKTFEVKGLPQLRFIGEVLDVTGELGGYNFQWAWASGVACGQAC
- a CDS encoding DUF3617 domain-containing protein, producing the protein MMLRQVAVAALLALPVAAWAETPNIAPGEWEFVSTTTVSGDMPIPDQTETEQQCITQDDLEDADLGFIEEEEGCELLDQDTSEDGISYSMVCRADGGEANIDGDMQFMGERIEGTVDIQTQSPMGELNMQTAIDGERLGDC
- a CDS encoding efflux RND transporter permease subunit, with protein sequence MRLSDISVQRPVLAVVMAALIIAFGLLALDRLPLQEYPTVDPPVVSIDTRYPGASASVVETRITQVLEDRIAGVEGIELITSESEDGRSRIDIEFALTMDIDAAANDVRDRIGGALRNLPDDAENPEVSKADSSEEIVVWLSLSGADYSMTELTDYANRFLVDSLSVQPGVARVRVGGGRDYAMRVWIDRNAMAARDLTVGDIEDALRAENVELPAGAIESEDRQFIVRLPRTFETADDFQALPLEEGDDGYLVRLGDVARVEIGSVEDRSVFRANGVPMVGLGMIMQSTANVVELSDAVQQELVRLQTTLPEGMSLSLNYDASVFVSGAIKEVVFTLAVAMVLVIVVMFLFLGNLRTTLIPAVTVPIAIIGAFTALAVMNFSINLLTLLALVLAIGLIVDDAIVVLENINRRMHDEGETPLVAAFRGTRQIAFAVIATTLVLIAVFVPLSMLQGDIGRLFSEFALTMAAAVAISTLLALTLTPMMASKILSPRMHDSRLSKAVQSITRSAQCRYRSLLEVLLARRIWVAAVFVLLIAMTAWLSQLLPNEYTPQEDRGNFIVLVNGPEGATFDYMMDYMDEVEARLTPMVESGELERVVVRAPRGYGNIENFNSGFIIVNMAEWGSRRSAWAIMDDVRNALDTLPGVQAFPVMRQGFGQRTEKPVQFVLGGGTYEELAEWRDQLIDYIRDDNPRIRAIESNYNETQPQLNVEIDEQRAAALGVTVSEIGRTLEVLLGGRNVTRYVDNGEEYDVIVEGDRASQNSPRSLDNIQVRSLRSNELIPLASLVTLSDAAGASTLNRFDRVRSITIEANLADGYPLGEALTYLEQSADTILPEEAQTNVAGASRDFQNASGATTFLLVLGALVVFLVLAAQFESFIHPFVIMLTVPLAMSGALLALWLTGQSLNIYSQVGLVLLIGLAAKNGILIVEFANQLRDEGKAFRDALIEASVTRLRPILMTAITTMAGAIPLIVSGGPGAESRYVIGIVIMAGVGAATLFTLFVVPVAYDLLAQQSGSPGAVKRRLENEMANAPPQR
- the mscK gene encoding mechanosensitive channel MscK, which produces MKGLVALALLLCSLALSAATLNDVPDERALQERLAELESQETLNAQQALDQQALAAALEAYERLDAIEQQLAELEERVSQAPDALISVERSLGEAEDSDDVPSIDELSDLPLAALEAEQAEALTNLQQLQSQLAEVNSQFLTAQTLPERAQQSMAVTLERMETLRRDYAEREAMLGDRQLSALNDARMIQLRLERAVAEREVALYQRQLSANGRLRDLAQQRRDLLLLQIDQQEQQLNLLQSVTDRERRLASEQAIADAAQGNPLIAAGHPIVVQAQQRNQALSLSLLQAGERDNSLVRDNIDAQRQLEHVRQLQRSLNEQIEAIRGSQLLSRILREQRQSLPTVLPRRDLQDEIADLRLQQFDLVRQRDQLRQAEQLSRQRLQEANIEPTPALINTLSRLYQSRRELVEQLEEVYGRLLSAAVELQLNQQQLLTTTQALRTTIDEQLFWVANSRPLDVNWLRQLPQHLRLEWQEGEWRAILPTRWPSLDWEMLSGLPFFVVSLILVALRRLIKTRLATLHSQIGRLKSDTQLHTPKAVFLNALLAVPGPLALAGSGVALGATESLLATNVAPALVQLALSWSVVAWGRRLLVADGVAEQHFTWSPVYNAQLRRLLAGLGVALVPVIAISTLADNLQTPLAQRPVAMGLLTLGLLSMGLCLARLILAHVPIFGVRLFRLLLGLSMAAVPLVLLGLVMLGYEYTALRLVGRFVATLYLLGLWVVVEATVVRSLAVAARRLAYRRALAKRRAQVQEGAEGGLEVVEEPPLDMEQINTQSLRLSKLILLIAFIGLLYLVWADLLSVLGYLDQVSLWENTDGELVDSALSISDLFGALLVVALTFIMARNLPGLLEVMVLSRLTLKQGSAYAISSLLSYTIVGTGVVMALATLGVSWDKLQWLVAALSVGLGFGLQEIFANFISGLIILFERPIRIGDTITLGNLHGTVSRIRIRATTVTDFDRKEIIIPNKTFVTDQLINWSLSDNVTRVVLTYGVAHGSDLALVHRLLRQAADENARVLVDPEPQVFCMSYGPHSLNFELRIFVNDLLDRLFAADEVNCRVDALFREADVRVAFEQMDVWLHHESGEAVKVETLTPPQGPASG
- a CDS encoding DUF883 family protein, producing MAKRQNESTAQADQLKEDLRHLSDTVEELVNATSKDASGEMRDLRTRAEQRLKDTRHRLEARGERIYEDTRDSLTHQADACDRYVHENPWTSIGIGAATGVIIGMLLGRR